The region TCAAAATTATCTCTAATAATTAAACGGCCATCTACGTTTTCACTATCTTCAGTATAAATAGGTTTAACTTCTGCAATATATTTTACAGATTTATTACTTTCACTATACAAATGAGAACTGTATTGTGGCTGTACTCTTTCAAAATATTTTTCAATCCATAATAAGAGTCTATCTTTTTCAGGAGCAGAATCATTTATAATGTAGCGTAACGTTTTTCGTGCAGCTACAATAATATCTCGCTTAATTGGCTCTTCAATATTTTCAAGGTCTTTAACGATTTTTTCGATAAACACTTTGTTAGAACTAATATTGGCAACTTGTTTTAAAAGATTGGCAATTTCAGTTTTATCTTTATTTATAGGCTCAACAAAAAGTGACCACGCTGTTTTTTTGGCTTTACGAACATCGCGTTTTGCACTTTTTTCTATTTCTGTTAGTTCTTCGTCTGTAGCAAATCCATTGGCTATTAACCATTCTCGCATCTTCAAATTACAATCGTTAGCTGTTTCCCAAGCTAAGCGTTCTGGACTTTTATAACGTTCGTGAGATCCAGATGTAGAATGACCTTGTGGCTGTGTTAATTCGTTAACATGTATTAATACAGGAACATGTTCTGTTCTAGAAATTTCACCAGCTTTAAGATAGGTTTCTATTAGGTTAGGGTAGTCCCAACCTTTTACACATAATATTTCGTAACCGTTTCCGTTTTCGTCTCGTTGAAATCCTTTTAAAACTTCAGAAATATTTTCTTTAGTGGTTTGGTGTTTTGCATGTACAGATATTCCATATTCGTCGTCCCAAACACTTATTACCATAGGCACTTGCAAAACCCCTGCGGCATTTATGGTTTCAAAAAATAATCCTTCGCTTGTACTTGCATTTCCAATAGTACCCCAAGCCACTTCATTTCCGTTATTCGAAAAGTTTTTAGTGTAAATCCCTTTTACATGTCTGTATATTTTAGAGGCTTGTGCTAATCCTAATAATCTAGGCATTTGTCCTGCTGTAGGAGAGATATCTGCACTTGAGTTTTTTTGCTGAGTTAAGTTTTTCCAATTTCCATTTTCATCTAAACTATGCGTGGCAAAATGTCCACCCATTTGTCTCCCTGCAGACATAGGCTCAATTTCTAAGTTGGTATTGGCGTACAATCCAGAGAAAAATTGTTCTATTGTAAGTTCGCCAATGGCCATCATAAATGTTTGGTCTCTATAATAACCAGAACGAAAATCCCCATCTTTAAATGCTTTGGCCATAGCCAATTGTGCGACTTCTTTTCCTCCTCCAAAAATTCCGAATTTTGCTTTACCTGTAAGTACTTCTCGTCTACCAAGTAAACTACATTCTCGAGAGGTCACTGCTATTTTGTAATCATTTAAAACTTCGGCTTTAAAATCTTCAAAAGAAAGTCCTGTCATTATTTCGGGTTCTGTCTGCATGTTTTATAAGAATTGGAATACGTGCAAATTTATGCAATTTAAATGGTTATTACAATTCAATCTTTACATAAGTGCGCTGTGTAATTTGTAATAAAATATGGATTTTAGTGAGTTTTTATATGGAATCACTAGTTAATTTAATTTTTATTATTAAATTATTAATAAAAATTAAGAATTTAATACCAGCGTCTTGTAAATAATCCGAATAGCGTTTTTGGTGATAAAGTAACTATAAATCTGATTTTGTCGCTATAATGTGGTTGAGAAACCTCCCAGCCTAAATTAGAATATACGGGAAAATACAATTCAAAATAATCTGTTATTAGGTTTAAACGGAATCCTGTATCGTATACAAATTTAGGCGATAGGTTTCTGTTTTTCACCAAACCTACGTCTCCATATAATTCTAAATATTTCCAAATTGTTGTTCCTCCGTTTAATGTAGTCATCCACTGGTTTGCAAAAGCGGGTTGTAATTTAGATTTAAAGCCACCTTCAGATATAATTAATTCTTGGCTTAACAGTCCAGTTTCTTCAGAACGGCCTAGGTAGTTATAATCGAATAAATAATCTGTAGGGCGATCTAGTGCAAAACTAAAGTAATCTGATGTTTTATAGGTGTTATTATATAAAAACGTACCTGCAAAAAAGCGTAAATTAAAATTTCTATTATTTTCGGTAAGTTTTCTGTATTCAAAATTTACCGCAATCTTACCAAAATTTCTAGCCAATTGTAAATCTGTAAATCCTGTAACGTGATTTTTTAAATTAGGATTAGTATTGCCATATCGGATGTTAAATACATCATAATCTGGCTGATTTTCGTTAGTAAATTCTCCAGAGGGATCATCTTCTCTTGAAATGCTTATATATCTTAAGGTTAAGAACTGATTCTTGTTATCTCTAAAATCGTTTCGATTTCTAAATCTAAATTGTATGTAAGGAGTAAAGGATGTATAAGATAAATCTGGAGCGTAATTAGAATATTCTCCCGAAAAACCATATCTAATGTAATATAGATCTTGATCTTCTGGACGTTGTGTAAAACTTAAACTTAAATTTCCGATAAGCTGTTTGCTTTTTAATGCATACCGAGGACTCAAGCTATAAGCAAACGGTTTTGAGAGTACCGTTTTGTTATATAATCGTAATCCAGGAGCAAAACCATCATAATAATTATATGTAAAATCTGGCATAAAAAAGACCTGATTGTAATAAGGGTCTTCTATATCTTTAAATAAACGGAATTGTAAGGGTCTGTTATTAAATACAATTCCTTTTAAAGATTTCCAGTCGTCTCTTAAATTAAATTCGGGTACGACCATATCGTAGTTTAATACCAGTTTATCTATACTATCTTTTGGTATGGTAACTTTTTCTGTTTCAGTAATATTATTTATCCATGTTTTATAAACTACACTATTGTTTTTTATTCCGAATAGCGAGATTGGCATGCTGTTATTTCTCTTGTTCTTTATGGTAACTTCAAGAGAATCTCCTATAACATTATAGCCCTTAATCTTATAATCTATTTTTTGTCGTGTCGCGATATAATCGTTAAAAAACCAATCGATGTCCTTATTTGTGTTACAGCGTAAAAGCGTTTCAAAATCTTTGGGAGAGGTTTGCTTTTGCTTGTATAAAGACATGTAACTTTTTATGGTTTGTTCTATTACATCTTCATTTAAATAATCTTCCAGATATTTTAAGCCAACACCTGCTTTGTATTTGTTAGCGATATTTGAGTTAAATTTTAATAACGAATCTTTACGCATAGTTAATGGCTGATCTAAATTAGAACGTGCCATATGCATATATAAAAAGTTGTATTGGTTATTAAATTGAAGTTGTGTTGCGTGAAAAGCGCGAATTCCCCAAACTTTTGAAAGTGTACCAAAAAGTTTCATGTTTGGATAATATTCATCAACATATTTCATTAAATAATACACTTGTAATCCGTCGTTAAGCCAATAATCTTCTCTTGGATTAATTAATAACGTGCTTTCAAAATAGTTATTTAAAGCTGTTTTTATGAGTTTAAGCTCATATTGAAAATGGTTTGGGAACGGACGAATAAAATTTGGAAGTTGGTTTAGTCCGTAAATTGGATTTTTTTTATAATCTATCTCAGAGAGTAACAATTTATCATGCGGATAGGCGCCAAAATTATCGGTAATAAATGATATGATTTTATCGGTGATAATGATACGATCTATTTCATTTAAATTTTCATCGTTAATATTTGTAACTATTGAAAATGAATCGTTACCTATAGTATTAAAGTCGGATATTTTTTTTAAGAATAATTTTGAATCTACACTGTTTTTTCCGGTTAAAGTTACTATTGTATTTCCGTTACGTACTTCGGTATTTTCTTGTTTTAATTCTGAAGTTAGTGTGTAATAACTCGGAAATTTAATTTGGAGATTTAAATTGGCAGCAGGTATAAATAAATCGTCTAAATCTTTATTGCTGTAATAATTCCATTTGCCATTATATACTGCTGGTGTAATATACCAATAACGCAAGTTAAAATCGTTAGTACTAGTCCAGCCATAGCGGGTAAAGTTATCGTTAGGAATTTGTACAAGATATTGCAGTGTAATTACATAACTTTCGCCTGCCTGTAAAGGTTTAGTAAGTTTAACTTTTAAAACATCTGGATGATCTTTTAGTCTGTTATAGTCTACTTCTGTGTTATGTTCTGTTATACTAGTTACAACTGTAAATCCGCGATCTTTGCTTTTTGCAAAATGGAAATTGGTTTTATATTCATCTGCAAAACGTTTTGCTAATGGCGTTGTTTTAGTAGCGTAACTGTTGGCCCAATCGTTTAAATATATGGCATGTAGTGTGTCTTGAGTGGTATTTTTATACTCTATTGTTTGTGTTATGTGAATTTGCTTAGCAGACACGTCAAAAGTTGCTTTTACGTCAATTTTATTTTGACTAATAGCAATTAGGTGTGTAAATAAAAATAGTGCAAAGCAAATACTTCGTGAACTCAAGCTATTTCAGAAAATTTTAAATTCTACATTGGTTTAAATTATTATGGTAATATTTTAATAGCAAATGCAGTAAGATATTACCATAATAATAGAATTGGAAAGGTATATTTTTAAAGGAAGTTATTTTTTTTATTGATGTTAAAAATTTAAACTAAAATTAGAATCATTATAAAATTCATTTAGAATATCAACCACTTCATCTTCAGTGTCTACAATGTGTATTAAGTCTAAGTCTTTAGGACTTATAGTACTATGTTTAGCTAACATTGTAGATTTTATCCATTCAAACAGTCCTTGCCAATAGTCTTTACCCACTAAAATAATTGGAAAGCGTTCAATCTTTCCGGTTTGTATTAAGGTAATAGATTCGAACAACTCATCCAAGGTCCCAAATCCACCTGGAAGAACCACAAAACCTTGTGAATATTTTACAAACATTAGTTTTCTTACAAAAAAGTAATCGAAATCTAAGTTTTTATCTGGATTTATATAAGGATTATCATGTTGTTCAAACGGTAATTTTATGTTTAATCCTACAGAAGTTCCACCTCCCAAATGCGCACCTTTATTACCTGCTTCCATAATTCCTGGTCCGCCACCGGTAATTACGCCATAACCTTCGTCTACAATTTTATGAGCAACGCGTTCTGCTAATTTGTAATAAGGATCTTCAGGTTTAGTTCTTGCAGATCCAAAAATAGAAATACAAGGACCTACTGTACTCATTTTTTCAAAACCATTAACAAACTCGCCCATGATTTTGAAAATGGCCCATGAATCGTTTGTTTTTATTTCATTCCAACCTTTTGGATGTTGTTGTTTTGTCATAATCATTTTTATTCTAATGCTAATGTAATTCTTTTTTAAGGAATTTTGCTGTGTAACTTTTTTTGTGTTTTGCAACCTTTTCAGGGGTTCCTTCTACAATAACCTGACCACCACGTTTACCGCCTTCATACCCTATATCTATAATATGATCTACGGTTTTAATAACATCTAAATTATGTTCAATAATAAGCACAGTGTTTCCTTTGTCTACCAATTTGTTTAGAACAATCATAAGTACACGTATGTCTTCAAAATGCAGACCAGTAGTAGGTTCATCTAAAATATAGAATGTGTTTCCGGTGTCGCGTTTGCTTAATTCTGTGGCTAGTTTAATACGTTGTGCTTCACCACCAGAAAGTGTTGTACTTTGTTGCCCTAGAGTTATATAACCTAATCCTACATCTTGAATGGTTTTTACTTTTTTATGAATTTTAGGGATGTTTTCAAAAAATGGTACAGCTTCATCAATAGTCATGTTTAATACATCACTAATCGATTTTCCTTTATATCTAATTTCCAGAGTTTCTCTGTTAAAACGCTTACCCTGACAGGTTTCACATTCTACATATACATCTGGTAAAAAATTCATTTCAATAACACGTAAACCACCTCCTTGACAGGTTTCGCAACGGCCACCTTTAACGTTAAAACTAAAACGTCCAGGTTTGTAACCACGAATCATGGCTTCAGGAATTTTAGCAAATAAACTTCGTATTTCGCTAAACACACCGGTGTAAGTTGCCGGATTACTTCTTGGTGTACGGCCAATTGGCGATTGGTTAATATCAATTACTTTATCTAAATGTTCTAGGCCTTTAATACTTTTATAAGGCATTGGTTTTTTTACGCCATTAAAATAATAAGCATTTAAGATGGGGTAGAGGGTTTCGTTAATTAAAGTAGATTTTCCGCTTCCTGAAACTCCAGTAACACCAATCATTTTTCCTAATGGAAAAGACACACTTATATTTTTTAAGTTATTTCCTGTGCATCCTTTTAAAGATAAAACGTGTCCGTTACCTTCACGACGTTTTTCAGGAATTTCAATGGCCTTAGTGCCATTAATATATTTAGCTGTTAAAGTATCTTGTTGTAATAATTCTTTTGGAGTGCCTTCACTAATTATTTCTCCGCCATAGCGTCCAGCTTTTGGACCAATGTCTATCACGTAATCAGCCCGTTCAATCATATCTTTGTCGTGTTCTACCACTATAACTGAATTACCTACGTCACGAAGGGAGATAAGCGAATTGATTAATTTTTCGTTATCGCGCTGGTGTAATCCAATACTTGGTTCGTCTAAAATATAAAGCACACCTACCAATTGCGAACCAATTTGAGTTGCCAATCGAATACGCTGTGCTTCTCCTCCAGACAAGGATTTAGAGCTTCTGTTTAATGATAAATAGTCTAAACCTACATCTAATAAAAATTGTAAGCGCGTACTAATTTCTTTAATAATTTCAGTTCCAATTTGGAGTTGTTTGTTAGATAGATGTGATTTTAAGTCTTTAAACCAAACAGATAGATCACTAATATCTTTATTGGCTAATTCTGCAATATTTAAACCGTTAACTTTAAAATATAAAGATTCTTTTCTTAGTCTTGAACCGCCACATTGCTCACAGTTAACTTTATCCATAAAGTCTTTTGCCCAACGTTTTAAAGTTGTTGTTTGTGCATTTTCAAACTGACTTTCTATAAAGTTGGCTACGCCTTCAAAATCTATTTTATAATTTCTAGTGATGCCTAAGGTTTTACTTTCAACCGAAAATTTTTCTTTTCCACCATATAAAATCATCTGTTTGGCGGCTTCAGGAATAGTATTATAGGGATCTGTCAATTTAAAATTGAAATGCTGGGCGATTAACTCTAATTGTTTAAAAATCCAACTATTTTTCTCTGGTCCGTGAGGTGCTAATGCCCCTGCTTTTATGGATAAACTTGGATCGGGGATAATCTTTGAGAGATTTACCTGATACAATTGCCCAATACCATTACATTTTGGACAAGCTCCTTTTGGCGAATTAAATGAGAAATTATTAGGCTCTGGATTAGGGTAAGATATACCTGTAGAAGGACACATTAGTAACCGACTAAAATAACGTGCTTCGTTAGTATCTTGGTCTATAACCATTAAAACATCGTCACCATGATACATGGCCGTGTTTATAGATTCGGTAAGCCGTTTATCGTTATCTGTATGGTTTTCAATTTTTAAACGATCGATAACAATTTCAATGTCATGTGTTTTATAACGGTCTAATTTCATGCCTTTAACCAGATCGCGAATTTCGCCATCTGTTCTTACTTTTACAAAACCTTGTTTGGCAATTTGCTCAAACAATTCTCTATAATGACCTTTTCTAGATCGTATTACGGGCGCAAGGATATTAATACGTTTACCTTGGTACTCTTCAGTGATTAAGTTTTTAATCTGCTCATCACTATAACTTACCATTTGTTCACCCGTATTAAAACTGTATGCATCACTTGCACGGGCGTATAGTAAACGTAAAAAATCGTAAATCTCAGTAATTGTACCTACAGTAGATCGTGGTGACTTACTGGTTGTTTTTTGTTCAATGGCAATGACTGGAGAAAGTCCGTCAATTTTATCTACATCGGGGCGTTCTAAACCACCTAAAAATTGTCTGGCATAGGCCGAAAACGTTTCAATATAACGCCGTTGGCCTTCGGCATAAATGGTGTCGAAAGCTAAGGACGATTTTCCACTACCAGATAAACCTGTAATAACAACAAGTTTGTCTCTAGGAATAGAAACGTCTATATTTTTTAAATTGTGCACTCTGGCACCTTTAACTTCAATATGTTCTTCGAAATTGCTCATATAAATGCAAAGTTTCAAAGATACAGATTTTATGGTGAAAAAGGAAACGAGTGGGGTCTTAGTAAATTGTTAAAAATGAAACGATATAACTCCAGATATCTTAAAAAAAGCAGACGTCTTAAAGTTGAAAATAAATTGCTCATCAAAATTTAATTCTTAAAGCTAAATTGATATTTCGGGACGTTTTTTAAAATGTAACTTATTTTATCACAATTAGGAATAAAATAGCAACAATAAGAATTAAAATAGGAATAATCCATCGGTGTTTAATGCCTTCTTTATGTTTTTTTTTAGTTTGTATTGGACGTGTCTTTTTTTCGGTGGTTACAACTGTATTCGTATCATTTAATAAAGCTTTTATACCGCTAGGAGTCTCTAAAAGGATATCGTCTCTTTGAGCGGTTAAAGAATTAATTAATTCTGAGGAGTTTAGTTCTTTTGATTTTACATATGCCAAAACCATTAAAGTAGACATCATCATTAATCTAAAAATTGAAGATGTTTTTATATGAAGTTTATCTGCTAAAATTTCAAATAATCTAGATTGTTTGTCTTTAAAAAGTAAATCTAATGCTTGTTTTCCGCTATCTAAAAGAGATGTGTTTCCTTTATCTGTGAGTAAAGTGGGTAAATCCGACATGATCTCTGAAGCGTTTAAACTTGTACTATTGGCTAAACCTATAAATTGATCTATAGTTTGTGGGTGAGTTGTTTTATCAAATAGGCTAAATACAAGCGTTGGAATAGTAGCAGATATGGCTTTAAATATATTACTTTCAGTTTCATCTAAGACCTCAGATGCTTGCGTAACTAGGTCCGGTGTAATATAATTTTTTAAAGCATTTAATAAATGGTTGTCCATACCTTATTGTTAGTTTGTTAACCAAAATTAATAAATTAAATGTTTAAAATATTGATTTATGGCATGTTTTTAAAAATGTAAAATTTAATTATATTTTACATATGATGTAAATTTAATAAAATTATTACCTTGTTACTTTGAATTTAATAATTTGGATTGCTTTTGTGGCATTTAATTATGATATTTAAGGTTAGCTTTAGTAAGCTGTTTTAATATCTGAAATTTCTATACCAATAAATAGAAGCTGGTGAAATTTAGGTAATTTTAATCCTGTTTCTGTAGTTTCCCATTGTTCCCAAGTGGCCTTTAAACCCTCTAAAGGTAAAATAGATACCCACATTTTAAAGGCAGTTGGTTTATATTCGTTATCTAGCAACCACATGTAGGCATCTCCAGGGGTACTTCCTCCAGAATTATAAGAAATTAAAAGTCCTTGTGTATTATTTTCTAGCGGAATCAAGCTTCGTGTTGTACCAGGATCAAAAGCTTTATACGGTGCAACAATCCAGAACGAATCGTTATTAAAATAATTTACTGCTTTATCAATATATTCCTGAGTGTCAGGACCAGTAACTGCTACTTGATCTATCCAGACTTTACTCGTGTTAGGGGATTTTAATTGTAAATCTACTCTAGTGTTTTTCCAATAAACTTGACAAAAATCTTTATTTTTTTGCCATTTATAGTGATGGCGATTGCTAAAAGTCCATTCAATATAATTGGTTTTTTTGTAGGCTTCGTAATCTAGAGCATTCATCATTTTTTTTGCGACTACATCTGCAGCTGCTGTAGGCGTCCCTTGGGGTAGGTCTTCGTTGTATTTAAAATACAAATATCCAAAAAGTAACAGGGATGGTAAAGTAAAGAATACAATAATCCCTGCACCAATTTTAAGAATTTTTTTTACAGACATATATTAGGTTTTAGTTCTCAAAATTAAAATTTAAAAGCCAATAGCAGTATCGTCGCCACGGTAGTCTGCACCTGCTTCTAAAGTGCCGTCCTCTCGCTTTAAAATACCATCTACTCGACCAATAATTGGGGCGTCTTTTTCGTTAATAAGATAGCCTTTTTGTTCTAATTCTAAAATGGTTTCGTGATTAAACTTATTGGGTTCCATAAGTATTTCATCTGGTAACCATTGGTGGTGAAAACGGGGTGCGTTTACAGCTTCTTGCATCCCCATATTAAATTCGTGTACATTTAAAATGGTTTGTAACACACTCGTAATTATTGTAGAGCCTCCAGGTGTACCCACTGTCATGTACAAAGCACCGTTTTTTTCTACAATAGTTGGCGTCATAGAACTAAGCATACGTTTTTGAGGTGCAATACTGTTTGCTTCGGCACCTATTAATCCAAACATATTAGGTTCGCCAGGTTTACTACTAAAATCGTCCATTTCATTGTTAAGGAAAAAACCTAATTCGGAACAATAAAGTTTAGAACCGTAAGCACCGTTTAAAGTGGTTGTTACGGCTATAGCATTGCCATATTGATCTACAATAGAGTAGTGTGTAGTTTCGTCGCTTTCTACTAATTCTACATTTCCGTGTTTTAAAGACGATGATAATGTTGCTTTATCGAAAGAAACATCAGACATACGGTCTTTTAAATAGGCCTCGCTTAACAAACGTTCACTTGGTATTTCAACAAAATCAGGATCTCCTAAATAATAACTTCTATCGGCATAGGCACGACGTTCAGCTTCTGTGATAATCTGAATGGCTTTGGTGCTATTGTGTCCATAAGTGCTTAAATCATATGGCGCAATCATAGTCATAATTTCACCTAAACAAATTCCTCCACTAGAAGGTGGAGCCATAGAAATAACTTTTAGATCGTCGTAGTTGAATACCACAGGTGTTCGCCATTTGGCTTCGTAGTTTGCTAAATCCTCTTCGGTAATAATACCACCATTATCCTGAATAAAGGTGGCTAAAGTTTTAGCTATTTCTCCTTGGTAAAATCCGTCTTTACCATGTTTTACAAGATGTTCTAACGTACGTGCTAGTACAGGATATTTTATTGTATCATTGGCTTTCCAATCGGCATCAAAAAGAATGGTGTCTTTATTCACTTTTTGAAATAAAGGACGTTTGGCTTGAATGTGCTTGGCTTGTTTTTCGGTAACCACAACACCACGTTTAGCCAAAGCTATAACGGGTTCTAAAATTGTAGCAATAGGTAAGGTTCCAAATTTTTTGTGAGCAGCGAAAACACCTGCTACTGTACCTGGAACTCCAATAGCCATACTGCCAAGGGTACTTTTGTCTGGTATAACATTGCCGTCTTGGTCTAGATACATCGTTTTTGTGGCTGCCATTGGTGCCTTTTCGCGGTAATCTAGAGCGCCAATATCTCCGTTGTTTAAACGGTAAACCATAAAACCACCACCGCCTAAATTTCCTGCATACGGATAGGCTACTGCGAGTGCTAATTCTGTAGCCATCATGGCATCAAAAACATTTCCACCTTGTTTTAAAATGGCTGTGCCTATTAAAGATGCTTCTTTTCTGGCAGAAACGACCATGGCATTTTTAGAGGTTAGACCAATTGTTTGTTCTGGTGTTTTTTGGGGTGTATTTTTACAAGAAGTAATTAATAGGAGTAAAATTAATGTGTAATAAACGGGTTTCATAAAGCTGTTAATAGGGCGTTTAATTTTTGATGTGAAAAGGTACGTAAATCTTCAAAAAAAGCGGTAAATTCAGATTCAAATTCATTATAATAGCTATCTAGTTCGTTTATAGCTAAATACATTTGCGAATGATTCTTAGTTCGTTTATCCATGCCAATAAGTACACTCTCTATCCCTTGTAAAGAGGCGTAGCTTACTAGCCAATTGCCTTTTTTCATATAAGGTAATAAATATTGTGTGCGTTCAGGTAAATCCATAAAATTTGTATCTAATAAATTGTAGAATGCTTGTGCATAATTTTCTAGAGATACTTCAGAATAGTTTGACCAGTTTTTGGCTAAAAAGTGATCGTAAAAAATATCGACTATAATGCCAGAATAATGGCCATAATTCTGATGTAAACGTTTGGTACTTTGTTTTACAATTGGATGCGCGTCTGTAAACGTATCTATTTGCCTATGTAATAAGATACC is a window of Formosa sediminum DNA encoding:
- a CDS encoding acyl carrier protein phosphodiesterase — encoded protein: MNYLAHIYLSEDLPKVTIGNFIADGNGITGKSYQKFPKAIQVGILLHRQIDTFTDAHPIVKQSTKRLHQNYGHYSGIIVDIFYDHFLAKNWSNYSEVSLENYAQAFYNLLDTNFMDLPERTQYLLPYMKKGNWLVSYASLQGIESVLIGMDKRTKNHSQMYLAINELDSYYNEFESEFTAFFEDLRTFSHQKLNALLTAL
- the ggt gene encoding gamma-glutamyltransferase, yielding MKPVYYTLILLLLITSCKNTPQKTPEQTIGLTSKNAMVVSARKEASLIGTAILKQGGNVFDAMMATELALAVAYPYAGNLGGGGFMVYRLNNGDIGALDYREKAPMAATKTMYLDQDGNVIPDKSTLGSMAIGVPGTVAGVFAAHKKFGTLPIATILEPVIALAKRGVVVTEKQAKHIQAKRPLFQKVNKDTILFDADWKANDTIKYPVLARTLEHLVKHGKDGFYQGEIAKTLATFIQDNGGIITEEDLANYEAKWRTPVVFNYDDLKVISMAPPSSGGICLGEIMTMIAPYDLSTYGHNSTKAIQIITEAERRAYADRSYYLGDPDFVEIPSERLLSEAYLKDRMSDVSFDKATLSSSLKHGNVELVESDETTHYSIVDQYGNAIAVTTTLNGAYGSKLYCSELGFFLNNEMDDFSSKPGEPNMFGLIGAEANSIAPQKRMLSSMTPTIVEKNGALYMTVGTPGGSTIITSVLQTILNVHEFNMGMQEAVNAPRFHHQWLPDEILMEPNKFNHETILELEQKGYLINEKDAPIIGRVDGILKREDGTLEAGADYRGDDTAIGF